The Oceanispirochaeta sp. M1 sequence TAGTTCTGTAGATAATGTAGATCTTTTCTATCAGTCTTATCAGGAGGCGGTTTCTGCCTTGCAGGAGGGGAGGCGTGATAACAAAAGGATATTTTTTTTCACTGAGATTAAGAATCATAAGAAAGACAGATTTCCTGTTGATCGTTATGTCGATCTGTTCTGTTCTCAGATTCAGATGGGAGACCGTGATGAGATTATCTCATTATCTGAACTCTTCTTTTCAGATCTGAGTGGACGAGATGAAATTGATTTGATGGGACGGCAGACCTATGTTTATCAGGCTCTCATACAGATTTCCCGGAAAATATCTGAAAAAACCGGTTTTTACCGTCTTTGGGAAGAGATTCTTACAGATAAACTCCAACTATTGGAAAATAGAGATACAGCATCTTTAAAACTTCATTTCCTTTCGATATTAGAACAATTTCTTGATAAGATTAAGGATAGGAAAGAGAGCCGGCAGGACCTGATTGTTAAAAGAGTCATGATTTATGTTGAGGATCAATATGAGAATACAATCTCTCTGGAAGATCTTGCGGAGTCTTTGAATCTCTCTCCTTCACATATAAGTAAAGTCATCAAGAAAACAACAGGGCAGAATCTTCCTGAAATTCTAAATAAGTTCAGAATCAACAAAGCAATGCAGCTCTTGAGAGAGGAATTATTCAGTATCAAAGAAATTACATATCGGGTCGGATATAACAGCCAGCATTACTTTTCCAGAATTTTTAAACGTGAGACCGGATTTTCACCCAGTGATTTCAGGAATAGAGATTACTGATAGATCAAGAGGATTTATCTGGTTTGAAAATAAAGAGACTCCCCACTAAAAGCAGAATTGAAATAATAACAGCACTTCCAACGGTCAGAGACAATGCCTTTAAAAGTTCTGCAGAGCTTTCTCCTGCACCAAGAAAGGGGATGAAACCTGTCAATGTTGTAAGGGCTGCTGTCACGATTGTACTTCTGCATTGCAGTAATGAGTTTAACGCCTCTTCCAGAGAGGGCCTTTTTTTCCTGAAGCGGGAAAATACTATGAGGCCGTTATTGATAGAGAGACCCGTATTCAGTATCAGAGCAAAGAAAACCGGAACAGAGAGATTTACTTTTAACAGTCTCAGAAAGCCCAGGGTAAAAATGTGACATAAGATGATCTGCCCCATCAAACAGAGTGGTAGGAATGGTGATTCAAATATAAAAATGAGGAGAATAAATAGAAGAAGAATTGATGCTGTGAGGAGTTTGATCAATTCTCTGATATTGTTTCTGCGGATTCTATATTCTTCACCGTGAATAACTCTGACTCCTTCGGGAAGATTATAATCATTCAGGGCTCTATTTATTGTCTTATGAATTTGTTTTCCACCCAGACCCTCAGTAGAGAAGGAGAAGGAAGTGCTCCGCTGAGAGTTGAAATGTTCAATTGGACCGTAGTCCTCTCTATTACTCAAAACAGCCAGATCTTCCAGAGCATAAGAGCCTTTTCCCTCGATTTTCAATTTTCCAATTTCACTTGTTTCCAATTCATTTGCCTCTTTATTGAAAATTCTGATGTCATAGATTATGCCGTCTCCCGGAACCCATTTTCCCAGAACAGGTGGTGAAAGCTTCTTTCCCAGACTCCTGGCCGTGATTAAAGGGCTTATCCCTGTTGCCATGCAAATATTGTTATCTGTCTGAACACAGAGAAGGGGCTGCTGTTTTTTGTAATGGAGAGTCAGATTCTGTTCATTCATAGTCCTTTGAAAAAATTGAGCCAGTTTTTCTGTTTCGCTGTATAACAGTGGACGCATATGAGCGAGTATCCGTATATGGTATGAATCACCCGCCGGCCTGTCATCAAAATAGAGAAAACCCGGGAGGGACATCATCTGTGTTTTGATACTTTCTTCCAGTTCATCTTTCATTGAAATATCAGAAAGTTTTATATGAAAGCCAGCCTTTTCATCCTTGTACTCTGAGCTGTAGTATTCCGCCGCATTAATTTCTCCAAGAGACTCTTCCATATCCATAAGCTGTATTTCTATCCACTCCTTACTGCTGCCTGCCGGGAATTCTACCGAGAAGCGGATGCTGTCATTTATCAGTTTAAAGTCCTGTGAGTAATTCAGGTTTTTCATCAGTAACAGTGATGGGATGGTGATAAGAATTAAAACCAAAACAGCGTATTTCTTATATTTTGTATATGATCCTGCAATGCGGTTTATCTGCTGACGGCGTACAGATAATTCTCCCTGTAATGATCTGCCATTGTACTGTTTCATGGTCAGTACGATAAAGAGTACTGATAGTGTCAGACAGATACAGAGTGCCCTGATAAGGGGTGTACAGAGGAATTTCAGACCAGGTGATGCAAATAAAAAGGGGGTGAGTGCAATAAGGGTTGAAACAAGAGATGACCAGAGGGCTCTTTTTGATTTTTCAAATCCCTGTTCAAGAACAATGATACCGCAGTCAATGATCATTCCACTGCAAAGGGCAAGTGACGAGAGTACAAGGATATTTATCTCCCAGGAGAGCATATTGAATATTGCCACTGTTCCTCCTATGGAGAACGGGATATTCAAACAGACCGGAAGGGCAGCTTTGAAGTTTTTTAAAATCAGAAGGGTTATCAATATTACTGCAGTAAGCGAAAGGCAGAGTATTTGAAATAGCTCTTTCAGAGCTTCTTCGATCAGTTCTCCTCTGTCATAGAGTATGAGACTTCCGGGTATTTTTTCAGCTGCAGTACGCAGCTTCCTGCATAGGTCTATAGTGTTCGCATCACCACTTTCATAGATCCATGAAATGCTCTGTCTACGACCGTTTAATCTGGAAAGACTTTTAACTGCCGAACTTTCAATATTTATATCAGCTGTTTCTGAGAGCTCCAGGGCCGGGCTGAGGGCCAGTGTTTCAAAATCAGAGATTGACTTAAGTCTCTGATCAAGAACAAGTTCTGATGAATCATCAAGACTGAGGGCCGAGATGCTGTTATGCTGATGAATAATGCCTGCCAGGTCCAGAGCATTCTGTTGAATCGAACTGAGCATATCCTCTTCAAACTCAATATTTATATCCTGTCCGGAGGAGGAACTCAGATGAATTTGAGATATTCCGCTTATTCCTTTCAGTTCTGACCGGATTCTCTCTTCAGTCCAGGATTCAGTGGGTGTCATATTCTTCTTATCACTCATCAGCCTGGGTACAAATATGAAAACAGGACTGTTTAAACTGCTGCTTTTTCTTATTACTGCCTTTCCGGCGGATGGCGGGAAAAAGGCTGATTTTCTTTCAATTATTGCTCTCAGATCCAGATAGCAGTTATTTAGATCACTCAGTTCATCCAGAAAAAGTGTTATTTCAGTCTCTTCCCATCCTGATCTTGAGTAAAAATGGCTGATTCCCGGCATCATCAGTATCTCTTCTTCCAGGGGATTGCAGAGCAGGTTTTCAATCTCCTCAGGTCCGGCTCCCTCCATTTCTATTTTCACAGAGATAACTTTTTTTGATGAATCCGGATAATAGGAAAACTGCAGGTCTTTCAAAAAGTGACAGATTAGAAGGCAGAAGATTAAAAGAAGAAAAATATTCCTATTTCCCATTCAGGAGTACCAGGTTTTGGTAAAAGGCCGGCAGGAGGATCAAAACCAGCATCGTTCCAAAGAGCAGGCCTCCTATAAGTGAAAGCGCCATTCCAGCTTCACCGTTTTCTGAAAGGAGTGCTGTGATCAGCACAGGGATTAATGCTGTCACTGTGCTGAGGCAGCTGCCTGAAAGGGGTTTTAAGCGGCATGCAGCTCCCTGCTGTATACTGCGTCCCTGTTTAAATGATCCATCCAGAGAGGAGAGCAGAAGTATTCCTGAGTTCACAATGGTTCCCTGCAGAATAAGTAGACCGAGAAAGCTGTAGATATTCAGAGATTGCCTGAATATCAAAAGGAAAATCAATCCGCCCCATATTGCCGGGACCAGAGATGAATAAAGAATCAATGTTTTCCTGAGGGACCCGGTCTGTACTCCTAAAATCAGAAAAAGAAACACAAGACTCAATGCATACAGGTATGTCAGCTGATGCATCTCAGTTTCCTCATCCTTCAGAATTGAAATCTCCGGTGGCAGATATGATTTCAGCTCCTCCTCAAGAACTCCTTTATCTTCAGTCCGGATTGATGAAATACTGCGTATATACTGCTGATTTTTCCTGTAGAAAGCGTCTCTGTGACTGCTTTTCATGAATTTCCCAAGTAAATCCAGTGGGGCTGCCGTTTCTGCAGTGATCATTCTACTTAGGGAGCTAAAGTCGGATCTGTATCTTTCCGCCGCTCTTACAAGGATATTAATTTTGTCTTTTGCCCTTTCTACTTCTCCTGCGGAAAGACCATTTATCCTGGCTGTTAATTCGGTATGGATTGTGAGGGGTGAAATATTTGAGGCTATGAGTCTCTGAGGATCAGTTTCAAGATAGTATAGCTCCATCTTACTGTCCCCGGATTCAGATGTTCCCGGTGGAAGGGGTAATTCATATAGAGTGTCAGAATCAATACTGGCAAGACTTATCCCCTTGTCTTCGGGGTAGAGCTTTTGAAACGTTCCAGGGAGAGGTTCTACTCTGCAATTCTGCAGATAAAGAGTATTCCGGCAGAAATTATGAATTGCCTTCTTCATTTCTGGAGATATTCTCTTTTCATTAATGATAAGAATATTTAGTTGGTTCGAATCTCCAATATTCATATTGGAGGAGCTAAAAGAAAAGTTATTACGATCAGATCCTTCAGATTCCATTATTATTGTATTCAGTGGAAATTCTGCCTGTATTTTTGTTGAGATAGATGAAGCTTCGGCGATGACGCGACCGGGACTGTAAGCCGGGGGAAGTGATAGGGACAGGAGTAATTTATTGCTCTGCCTGTCAGGAAAAAGTTCAAATGGAATAACTTTCAGAAGAACCATTCCGGATAGGAAGATCAAAATAAAAATGTATAAAGCCTTAGCGGAAAATCTTCCTTGCGAAAGAAATGTATTCAGAACTTTAAAATAGCAGGATTTGACTTTGTTACAATGACTAGAGGGAGGATTTACATGCAATGGAACATAAGAAACCGTCAGCTTTTTGTTAAGGAGCCTGTAACAGGCTGGAGTAAAAAACAGGGATACAGGAAGTGAGAGCCCCACAGTAAATACAACCGTCAGAACAAGATCTCCAAAAAGAACAGATGTAGGTCCCGGTATAAAGAGAGGAGGCAAAAAGACAATCACCGTTGTGAGGGTAGAGGTGAACAGGGCCGAGTTTATATTCTGTATATCTTCACCTTTTTCAAGCTCATGAAGCACTATAATGCTGTTGTCGGCTATGAGACCTATGGCTGCTATCATTCCATACAAAGAGATTGTGTTGAGACTGATCTTGAAGATATAAAGAAAAAAGAAATTCAGAATCAGAGTAAAGGGGATAGAGGCTGCTGTTATAAGTGCCGGAGACAATTGCCTATAGAGGAGAAGGAGAACCAGAAAGGCTCCTGTCAGCCCCCAGAAGAGGGATAAAAAAAGAGAGCTGATGTTTTTTTTGATTCTTACAGACTCATCATCAATGATCTGAAAACCCAATCTGCCCGAGTATTCATCTTTCAGAAGGGGAAGAATATTTTTTACAGCATCGGCGGCTTTTGCAGTACCCGAAGAAGCATTTTTATATATACAGAATCCCCAGGCCAGTTCTCCGTTAGAGAGAAAAATAGAGCCCTGCTGTTCACTCTCTTCTTTGATTTCTGCAATATCCTTTAGTCTGATACCGGGAAAGAGTTGAAGCTCTTCAATCTCTGCGGCTGTGTTGATTCCGCTTTCCACTGTGACCAGGCGCTGTATCCCTCTATCAGTGATTTTCCCGGCAGTTTTCTTTATTAGAAAAGAGGAGAGGGCTGAAGCAGTCTCTGCAATGGATATTCCTCTGACCGAAAGGGCATCCATATCCAGTTCAACATGTATTTCAGGCTTTTTCAGCCCCCGAATACTGACATAGGCAATTTCATCGAGTCCCTGTAATCTGTTTTTTATTTCACTGTTCAGAATTGAATAGAAATCTTTTTCATCATTGTTCTCCAGAGCCTTTACAGCAAGCATTATAACAGGATCTCCAGCCAGGTCATTACTCATGACCAGAGGCTTTTTCATCCCCCTCGGAAGGTATGGGTAGAGTCCGTCGATACATTCCCGTACAGATATTGAAGATTGATACATATCGGCTCCCCAGTCGAAATGGAGAAGAACCCTTGAATATCCCCGTTTGCTGACAGATTCCATATCTTTGATATACCGGATACCTGAGAGTGTGTTTTCCATGGGGATTGTAATAAGAGATTCTATTTCTTCAGCAGGAAAACCCGGAAGTTCACTGACAACTGTAATGACCGTACTAGCTGCCTCAGGAAGTTCCTCCATCTCCAATTCAAAAAAGGAGAGTATTCCAAATAAAAGAAGTGCTCCCCATGCCATGAGAACAGACAGTGGGTGATCTCTGCTCCAGTCATACAAATTCAAGGCTGATTGACCATCATTGTCCAGTTCTCTTCAAGACTGTTTCCAAGGCTGTCAGATAGAGAATCATCAAGTGAAAAACGAACCGTACCGGGAAACCCTGTGTCTGAAACATCGAGGCAGATCCTGATAAGTGACTGTGTGGCAGGAGGAGCTGCTTCCAGCTCCAATGAGAGTAATCTGAAGCTGAGAACAGAACTCTCAATTGAGAATGCCTTCATAAAGGAACTCTCACTGATTACCCCATAAGGGCTGTGATTCAGAATGAATTCAAGAGTTGCCGTATCTGAATCATATGCACCCAGGGATTCATTAAGTACCAGTTGTTTCTGTGGAGCCGCACCATCTTGAGAACAGAAAAAGATAGATTCAATGCTGAGGGGAATACTGTGTGAACCAGTACATTGAATTGTATAGAGGCGGTCCAGTATATAAAGATCATAACTCTCACCATAACGAAGATCTTCATCAAAGCTCAGAGTGAATTCCCTGTATTCAATATCCCAATCAAGACTAAATGAAACATCGGGCTGAATCCTGATCAGTCCATAGATTTCATCAGAATAAATACGACGGTTGAGTCTGCCATTCAGAATGTCATCCTTCTCTACGTATTCAGTTATTCCATTTTCTTCCAGCTCTGCAGAACTGCTTTCCAGAATGATGGATTCAAGGAGCAATTCATCATTGCTGCTTATCAGGTAATGAAGCTCATGTTTTTGCTTCAGGTTATTCTGCGCCAGGTCCTTAAGCCGGGTGCTGACAGTAAATGTATAGTCCTCTCCCTCTGAATAATCTTCCAATGGCTGTACCTGGACAGATGTGTTCCCCTCAGTCCACTCCAGGTGGTATTCCAGTGCCGGACTGACTTCCAGGGCTTCTCGAAAACTCATATGATCAACTGTTTCTGAGAAATCATAGGAAACAGACTGCCGGAGATTGCTTATTTCTGATTTATCAACCGGATTAACAGATTGAATCAAAGGTGGAGTATTATCTTCACCAGTATAAAACTTCCAGCTTCGGTTTTCACCCAGAGAATTACCGTAACCATCCTCCGCAGAGTTCTCCAGATTCAGAGTATAGTTACGATTTTCCATGATTCCCCTATGGGGATAAAAAGACATCTTATTTCCATCCCAGATAAAACGGCCTTCCAATTCACTGTCCTCCTCTGTGAGGCTGAAAGCCTGTTCAGTAAGGTTCCAGTTCATAGGGGTGGTGAATTGTAGAAGGGTGTGATCCGTTTCAAGACTGCAGTTTTCTACTTCAGGGACTTTTGTATGTATCATCTCCTCAAGAAAACGGCAGGCCCACAGGCTTATAAGAAGATGAACCAGAGCCGTGAAGAGTAATATCTTTTTCATTGACGAACCGTCCTGAACAGCTGACTGACTGTTTCATCCATATAACTTCCTTCACTGTTGAAAATTCCCTGTGTACCACCCTTTAAATCCATAAGGTAGTAATAATCTGAATCCGAATCGGCAGTGAATCCGCTGAATATTGCTGTCATTCTGTAGTCACTGCTCCATGAATAGAGGCCTGTCCGGGGACTGCCGCCCGAGCTGAATACTTCATAAAAGCTGAGACTGTCCTGTACCCTCTGTTTTTCACTATCAGTGGTAAAGGGAGCTGAAAAGGTAAAATGAAAACTCAAATCAAAGGGAGAGACAGGCTGTACGGGCAGGTCATAAAAAGTAGTTGAACTGAACTCATTCAGTATGAAACCGCCGGGAGAACTGCATTCCAGGCTGATAAGTGTTAAAGGAGCAACTGCAGGAACAAAGTCCAGAATATAACTGTCTGTCATCCTTATACCATTATTACTTTCTGCATCCTTAGTGATCTTCAACCTGAAACTCTGGGAGGATCTGAAAGATAGGTCGGGGCAGAATATAAGATCCTCTTCTATCCAGTAGATTTCTCCGGCTGTTGAGGGCGTTATGCTGAAGGATGATTCGGTCTTTTCCTGATCCATGGCTTCAGAAAACCTTATCCTGACAGCCTGTGAGGCGAGTAGATTTTCCAGATTCTCAGAGATCCATGGGAAATCTGAAAGCCTGTCCCTCCTGCAGCTTCCACACTGGATTACAGAAGGAGAGCTGCTGCCGTCTTCAATGTAAAAGCTCAGGTCCCAGTCGGGATAGAGGGGATCGCCGTCAGTACTGCAGAGGTTTTCATCCAGGCTGATTCTATAGTTTGTCAGATTGTCCCAGTCATCATCAGCTTCTATAATCAAAGTATTCTCTGATTCGGCGCTCCAGGTTTTACTTATCTTCACTGGCGGACTTATCTTCAGCGCATTACTGAGTGATGGCGTATCAACCGCTTTATTAAAAGAAATCCGCACCGGGCCGGCGCTGTTGAGTACAGCGCCGTCAGCAGGATAAAAATCCATAATCTCCAGCGGGGTGAATTCTGAACTATGAATGTAGAAGGGGAGAGACAGGGATGCTTCCCTCTCTGTTCCGGAAATATTGCGGTATATTCCCTTGAACTCCAGGCGGTATTCCAATCCTCTGTACAATTCTTCAGCTGGAATAATTATCAGTTTTTTTCCATCTTCCCAGTCAAAGGTTGTTTCGGCTTTGATACCGTTTCTTCTGATACAGCTTATGCTCTGAACAGAGGGCTGATCCACATCTTCAGAAAAACAGATTGAAATAGAATCTTCTTTATTTAGAATCTCATATTCAACAGACGGAGTGGTACTGAACAGTTTACCAGGCTGCAGATCGATAATTGTACATGAATGAAAAAGGCAGAAAAGGAAAACAAGTAGAGATGCTTTCATGGAAGACTCACCTCCATTCCATCTATAAAACCATTGTGAGGAGACAATACAATCCGGTCACCCACAGTAAGTCCTTCGTATACAGGAATCATTCCGTCACGGGGAGTACCGGTTGTCAGATCAGTCCGGAATATATGGTTATCCCGGAGGAGATATGCAGCTCCTTCAAAAACTGAGTCTGAAGGTATTACAATCTCCTGTACAGATTTTTCAAGATCTATACTGACCTGTACAAACTGTCCGAAACGAAAAAATCCATCCCTGTTATCCAGAAGAATCATAACTTCTCCGCTTCCCGAGTCACTTTCTATCCAGGGTGAAATCCTGTTTATAGATCCAATGCTCTGCCTATCGCTTACGGGGCTGCTTATAAGCGCAGTCTGTTCAAGTCTGAGAGATATGAGGTCTTTCTCACTGACTCTGCAGCTGGCATAAACTTGATCGAAGGAGCAGATATGATAAATAGGTTTCTCACTGGATGCCTTTTCTCCCTCATCCATTAAACGGCGGACAACTATACCGCTCAAAGGGGAGCGGATTGTGTTTTCTTCTCTGTACAGCCTGAGAGATTCAAGACTGTTACGTGCCGATTCAAGCTCGGAAACAGCCATCTCTGTCTCTGCCTGCATTACTTTTGTATTCAGGTCTGTAAAATTCAACTTCAGCTGCTGTGAATCAGATGATGGAGGATATCCTTCGTTGATAAGGTCAATTTCTCTGTAACCTATCTTTTTAATTTCCAGGCTGAAGCGGGCCTGTTTAAAGAGGGTTTCCTTTTCAAGATAGTTCAATTCGAAAGAGAGGAGTTCATCTTCCGTTATCCCTCCAAGATCAAATAGTTTTCTCTTATTACTCAGGATGTCGCTCATCCGATTCAGTTCCGCTTCCTTTTTTGACAGTTCAATTTCGGCACTGCTGATTGTGTGGAATCGGGATTCAACATTGCGCCGGCTTTCAGCAAGTTTCCTGCGGCTCAGCTCCAGAGAGGATTCTCTGTTCTGTAATGAGGCTTCCGCTTCTTTTATCTGAAGATCTATCTGCTGAAGATCGAGCTCGGCCAGAATATCTCCTTCACAGACCGCATCTCCTTCATGGAAATACATCTTTCGGATAATGCTCTCTGAGGGGGGAAGAATATCTGCCTTGCGAACCGGGCTTATGACACCAAAACTGCTCATATCCGGGCTGTATTCAGATGTTTCACAGATGTATGCTTCTACCCGGGGAAGGGTGCTGACAGTATCCTCCGTCTCTGATCTGTCACTGCATGAGTGAAGAAAGAGAGTGCTCAGGATAAGTAAGATCATTCGATAGGTCATTGCTTGTTTACCTCCGTTCTGATCAGCTTGTTTAAGAGAGAATCCTCATGTTCCGCATTTATTCCACAGCTCATCTCAAGTTCAATTTCATTACTGTAGAGCGCCGCAATCCCTTCAATCAGTTCTGTTCTATGATTCGCTAGTCGTATCTCTGATTTGACATAGTCCAGTCTGGTCAGTTCTCCCATTTCTACTCTGATTTTTTCGATATTGAGTTTTTCGGTTTCCAGAAATATCTTTTCTCTGCTGATTGAACAGCGCCGATAGTTGAGGATTATTGATTTGGAGAGGGCTTCCACCCTGAAGGCTATTAAACGTTTCAGTTCTTCGGTTTCCAAATGTGCTGTATAGAGTTCATTCCTTGCTATGGAGGGAGTTATAAGACCTTCCATATTATCAAATGCAGATATTTCCGAGCTGATTGATGCATTGTGCTCATCAGGGTTTGTCTTTCCTGTACTCATGCTCATGCTGCCGGGAAACAGGGGGGTATCAAAGCTGAAATTAAGTCCCAGAGAGAAGGATGTTTCATTCAGGGGGTAATCGCGGCCTGCAATATTAAGGTCGGCACTGGCTGCAATTTTCGGTATCCAGCTGATTTTTGAATCAAGAAGATCCCTCTCGGCGTTTAATTCTCTGAGATAATGAGACATCAGCTCCTTGTTAAATTCCTCTGCATCTTCTGACAAGTGAGTGACATAGGAGTCGTCATCTATAATTTTATCTGTATATAATCCCTGATAATCAAGATTCAACTTTCCCTTCAGTTCGGGCAGTTTTGTAATAGAAACATTCATCAGTTCAGACAGATTGAATCGACTCAGTAACAGGGTTTCTTCACTGTCCTGTATGTTCAGGGAATACTGTACTGCACGGATATTTATATCCAGCAGATCTGTTTCAGTCAGTCCGCCAAGACTGTATTCCAGCTCGGCAATCTCAATCTGATTTTCAAGGTTTTTCAGTGATTCTTTCTGTACTGACAGGATCTCTCTGTTTTTCAGGATCTCCACATATTCCAGACTGACCTGATGGGCAATCTTATGTAGCATATCTTCTGCTGTCAGATCTCTCAGCTTCAGTTCTCTTGCTGCTGATCGGTAGTCTGCTAAATCCCGGCCTCCGTTGAAAAGGAGCTGGTTGAATGAGAGTCCAATTTTATTGATTCTGCTGTCAGGAGCATGAGCACTGACAGAGTCAGATTTAGAAAAAGCCATAGAGATTTCCGGGAAGAACATTCTCAGCTGAAGACGGAGTCTCTTCCACGCATCCTGACGCTCAAGTCTGTTGGATATTATTCCAACATTATTGAGCTGAGCCAGACCTATGCAGTCTCTTAAATCCATTGTCTCCTGAGCTTGTAAAAGGAGGAGATTCCTGAATAGAAGAAGTATCATCAGGATGGATATAGGTTTGACACTGCCCGTATTCAATCAGCCGCCTCCGAAATATGAACTAATTCAGGAACGGAGCCAATTGATCTGGTGATTCAAATAAATTGAAAATAATCTCAGTTTATTTTTATGAATCAGAGAGGTATCTTGTTTTTTAAACGGTCAGATATTAAAATCACAGCCCATCTATGAATGAAGAAATTAAAATCCTCTGGCAGGATGACCACTATGCATTTCTCTATAAACCCGCAGGAGTTCTGATACACAGGAGTATTTTCTCCTCAGACAGGGATACAATGGTAAAAAGGCTCTATAGCCAGTTTGAGAATCCTCCGCTGCCTGTACACCGCCTTGACCGGCCTGTTTCGGGAGTTCTGGCCGCAGCCTTTACAACAGAAGCGGCAGCTGCACTCTCTGAATGCTTTAGAAACTCATCAATACAGAAAATATACTGGGCTGTTGTACGAGGTTATCTTCCTGAAGAGGGACAAATAGATACTGCCCTCAAAAATTATGAAACAGGAGCTGTGAAAGAGGCGCTCAGTGATTACAGACGTATTGGAACAGCAGAGCTTCCAATCCCTTCACGTAAATATGATACTTCCCGTTATTCTCTTGTAGAGATAAGACCTAGAACAGGCCGTTTTCATCAGATAAGACGCCATCTTGCAGGTATAGGTTATCCTATTGTGGGTGATACATCTCATGGAGATACATACTGTAATCATCATTTCAGCGAGCACTTTAAAGTAGATGGTCTGCTGCTTCATGCAGGCAGGATAGAACTGGTTCATCCCCTGACAGGAGAGGCCCTTTCAATAACAGCAGAGCCACCTGAGTGTTTTCTCAGAATATTCGATCTATTCAATTGGAATATTTCTTGACATAAGGTTCTAAATGCAATAGAAGTATGGACGGCATGCAAAGATTTACTCCTATCGAAATACTGAGTATTATTTCTATAATAATCTGCTCATACTATCTACTTCTCACTATAGTCAATGTCCTTTATATGATGATCCGTACAAAAAAACCATCTCTGAAAAATACTCCTAAAATCACCGTCATGGTGCCTGCCAGGAATGAAGAGAATAATATAAGAGCCTGTGTGGAATCTCTGCTCAGCCAGGATTATCCTGATTTTGAGGTCATGGTAATTGATGATAACTCCACAGATAACACTGCGGCCATATTAAAAGAACTCTCAAAAAGAGATGATCGTCTGACTGTGTATACGGGAAGTAAGCTGCCTGAGGGCTGGTATGGCAAACCTTGGGCTCTG is a genomic window containing:
- a CDS encoding Ig-like domain-containing protein, which produces MKKILLFTALVHLLISLWACRFLEEMIHTKVPEVENCSLETDHTLLQFTTPMNWNLTEQAFSLTEEDSELEGRFIWDGNKMSFYPHRGIMENRNYTLNLENSAEDGYGNSLGENRSWKFYTGEDNTPPLIQSVNPVDKSEISNLRQSVSYDFSETVDHMSFREALEVSPALEYHLEWTEGNTSVQVQPLEDYSEGEDYTFTVSTRLKDLAQNNLKQKHELHYLISSNDELLLESIILESSSAELEENGITEYVEKDDILNGRLNRRIYSDEIYGLIRIQPDVSFSLDWDIEYREFTLSFDEDLRYGESYDLYILDRLYTIQCTGSHSIPLSIESIFFCSQDGAAPQKQLVLNESLGAYDSDTATLEFILNHSPYGVISESSFMKAFSIESSVLSFRLLSLELEAAPPATQSLIRICLDVSDTGFPGTVRFSLDDSLSDSLGNSLEENWTMMVNQP
- a CDS encoding Ig-like domain-containing protein, which gives rise to MKASLLVFLFCLFHSCTIIDLQPGKLFSTTPSVEYEILNKEDSISICFSEDVDQPSVQSISCIRRNGIKAETTFDWEDGKKLIIIPAEELYRGLEYRLEFKGIYRNISGTEREASLSLPFYIHSSEFTPLEIMDFYPADGAVLNSAGPVRISFNKAVDTPSLSNALKISPPVKISKTWSAESENTLIIEADDDWDNLTNYRISLDENLCSTDGDPLYPDWDLSFYIEDGSSSPSVIQCGSCRRDRLSDFPWISENLENLLASQAVRIRFSEAMDQEKTESSFSITPSTAGEIYWIEEDLIFCPDLSFRSSQSFRLKITKDAESNNGIRMTDSYILDFVPAVAPLTLISLECSSPGGFILNEFSSTTFYDLPVQPVSPFDLSFHFTFSAPFTTDSEKQRVQDSLSFYEVFSSGGSPRTGLYSWSSDYRMTAIFSGFTADSDSDYYYLMDLKGGTQGIFNSEGSYMDETVSQLFRTVRQ
- a CDS encoding efflux RND transporter periplasmic adaptor subunit, with amino-acid sequence MTYRMILLILSTLFLHSCSDRSETEDTVSTLPRVEAYICETSEYSPDMSSFGVISPVRKADILPPSESIIRKMYFHEGDAVCEGDILAELDLQQIDLQIKEAEASLQNRESSLELSRRKLAESRRNVESRFHTISSAEIELSKKEAELNRMSDILSNKRKLFDLGGITEDELLSFELNYLEKETLFKQARFSLEIKKIGYREIDLINEGYPPSSDSQQLKLNFTDLNTKVMQAETEMAVSELESARNSLESLRLYREENTIRSPLSGIVVRRLMDEGEKASSEKPIYHICSFDQVYASCRVSEKDLISLRLEQTALISSPVSDRQSIGSINRISPWIESDSGSGEVMILLDNRDGFFRFGQFVQVSIDLEKSVQEIVIPSDSVFEGAAYLLRDNHIFRTDLTTGTPRDGMIPVYEGLTVGDRIVLSPHNGFIDGMEVSLP
- a CDS encoding TolC family protein, with product MNTGSVKPISILMILLLFRNLLLLQAQETMDLRDCIGLAQLNNVGIISNRLERQDAWKRLRLQLRMFFPEISMAFSKSDSVSAHAPDSRINKIGLSFNQLLFNGGRDLADYRSAARELKLRDLTAEDMLHKIAHQVSLEYVEILKNREILSVQKESLKNLENQIEIAELEYSLGGLTETDLLDINIRAVQYSLNIQDSEETLLLSRFNLSELMNVSITKLPELKGKLNLDYQGLYTDKIIDDDSYVTHLSEDAEEFNKELMSHYLRELNAERDLLDSKISWIPKIAASADLNIAGRDYPLNETSFSLGLNFSFDTPLFPGSMSMSTGKTNPDEHNASISSEISAFDNMEGLITPSIARNELYTAHLETEELKRLIAFRVEALSKSIILNYRRCSISREKIFLETEKLNIEKIRVEMGELTRLDYVKSEIRLANHRTELIEGIAALYSNEIELEMSCGINAEHEDSLLNKLIRTEVNKQ
- a CDS encoding pseudouridine synthase, with the translated sequence MNEEIKILWQDDHYAFLYKPAGVLIHRSIFSSDRDTMVKRLYSQFENPPLPVHRLDRPVSGVLAAAFTTEAAAALSECFRNSSIQKIYWAVVRGYLPEEGQIDTALKNYETGAVKEALSDYRRIGTAELPIPSRKYDTSRYSLVEIRPRTGRFHQIRRHLAGIGYPIVGDTSHGDTYCNHHFSEHFKVDGLLLHAGRIELVHPLTGEALSITAEPPECFLRIFDLFNWNIS